Proteins encoded by one window of Marixanthomonas sp. SCSIO 43207:
- a CDS encoding DUF2480 family protein, with protein sequence MEGEIINRVANSKLITFNLEDFYPEGERVSIDISQWLMEGIVLREKDFRNDIKEHDWSQYEGSFVNLYCSTDAIIPGWAYMFVSLQLAPYAKKTIVGSSETLESILFAEILQNLDISEYTDKPIIIKGCANKPIPQNAYVLLAQRLQEVAKSVMYGEACSSVPLYKRKK encoded by the coding sequence TTGGAAGGAGAAATCATAAATAGAGTAGCCAACAGTAAGTTGATTACCTTTAACCTAGAAGACTTTTATCCAGAAGGAGAACGAGTGTCAATAGACATTTCGCAATGGTTGATGGAAGGTATTGTACTGCGTGAAAAAGATTTCAGAAATGATATTAAAGAACACGATTGGTCACAATATGAAGGTTCTTTTGTAAATCTTTATTGCTCTACAGACGCTATTATTCCAGGCTGGGCATATATGTTTGTTTCACTTCAATTAGCTCCTTATGCAAAAAAAACAATTGTAGGTTCTTCTGAAACTTTAGAAAGCATTCTTTTTGCCGAAATACTTCAAAACCTAGATATTTCAGAATATACAGATAAACCAATTATCATTAAAGGATGTGCAAATAAGCCAATCCCTCAAAATGCATATGTGCTTTTAGCTCAACGTTTACAAGAAGTTGCAAAAAGTGTGATGTATGGCGAAGCCTGCTCTTCTGTACCTCTATACAAAAGAAAAAAATAA
- a CDS encoding DUF3078 domain-containing protein, translating to MKKVLIFFLFISPFIALAQDNEETEEPKDGWTKAGNIGLIFNQAAFNDEWTGGGTSNYAANLNFTYDFNYRKGKLTWDNRILADYGITKIKDEEFSRKTNDRLELNSIIGRQIKESKWFYSFFVNFRTQFAKGYEFGEDADGNETRTETTRFMSPGYLQLGPGFLWKEDDNLKVNIAPATARLIFVNEKFTSIPATEEEAFNEAGGYFGVDANETTRFEFGASLNAYAKFNLMENVSMENILALYSNYLEDPQNVDLDYTMNLVLKVNDWITANATFQAIYDDNAVQGFQIRETLGVGVGYKF from the coding sequence ATGAAAAAAGTATTAATTTTCTTTCTATTCATTTCGCCATTTATAGCATTGGCTCAAGATAATGAAGAAACTGAAGAACCTAAAGACGGTTGGACAAAAGCCGGAAACATTGGGCTTATCTTTAATCAAGCTGCTTTTAATGATGAATGGACCGGTGGTGGTACATCAAACTATGCAGCAAATTTAAATTTCACTTACGATTTTAACTACAGAAAAGGAAAACTTACGTGGGATAACCGCATTCTAGCTGATTATGGTATTACCAAAATAAAAGATGAAGAGTTTTCTAGAAAAACAAATGATCGACTAGAACTTAACTCGATTATAGGGCGCCAGATTAAAGAAAGTAAATGGTTTTACTCTTTCTTTGTAAACTTTAGAACACAGTTTGCAAAAGGATATGAATTTGGAGAAGATGCTGATGGTAATGAAACACGTACCGAAACTACACGCTTTATGTCTCCGGGTTATTTACAATTAGGTCCAGGTTTTCTTTGGAAAGAAGATGATAACTTAAAAGTAAACATTGCTCCTGCAACTGCACGGCTTATCTTTGTAAACGAAAAATTTACATCTATCCCTGCAACCGAAGAAGAGGCGTTTAACGAAGCTGGAGGTTATTTTGGGGTAGACGCCAATGAAACAACTCGTTTTGAGTTTGGAGCCTCTTTAAATGCATACGCCAAGTTTAATTTAATGGAAAATGTATCTATGGAAAACATTTTGGCCTTATATTCAAACTATCTTGAAGATCCTCAAAATGTTGATTTGGATTACACAATGAACTTAGTTTTAAAAGTAAACGACTGGATTACCGCAAACGCAACCTTTCAAGCAATTTATGATGATAATGCCGTACAAGGATTTCAAATACGTGAAACCCTTGGTGTAGGTGTTGGGTATAAATTTTAA
- the hflX gene encoding GTPase HflX, giving the protein MIEQKTIEYEKTILIGLITRFQDEEKSQEYLDELEFLAYTAGGEVLRRFTQKMDTPNPKTFIGSGKMKEVRDFVEEHDVGTAVFDDELSPAQQKNIEKILRCKIIDRTNLILDIFAQRAKTSYARTQVELAQYEYLLPRLAGMWTHLERQRGGIGMRGPGETEIETDRRIVRDRITLLKKKLEKIDKQMEVQRGNRGSLVRVALVGYTNVGKSTLMNSISKSDVFAENKLFATLDTTVRKVVIGNLPFLLTDTVGFIRKLPTQLVESFKSTLDEVREADLLLHVVDISHSSFEDHIASVNKILDEIESADKPTIMVFNKIDQYKPEVIEEDDLVTEKTTAHYTLKDWKRTWMNREENAIFISALNKNNFEEFRKMVYEKVREIHVTRFPYNNFLYPEQYQYEE; this is encoded by the coding sequence ATGATTGAACAAAAGACAATAGAATACGAAAAAACCATACTCATTGGTTTAATAACACGATTTCAAGACGAAGAAAAGTCTCAAGAATATTTAGATGAGCTTGAATTTTTGGCGTATACAGCGGGCGGTGAAGTGCTTCGGCGATTTACTCAAAAAATGGACACCCCAAACCCAAAGACATTTATTGGCTCTGGAAAGATGAAAGAAGTACGTGATTTTGTAGAAGAACACGATGTAGGTACAGCAGTATTTGATGATGAACTATCACCTGCTCAGCAAAAAAATATTGAAAAAATATTGCGTTGCAAAATTATTGACAGAACCAACCTCATTCTAGATATATTTGCTCAACGTGCCAAAACAAGTTATGCTCGCACACAAGTAGAGCTTGCTCAATATGAATATTTGTTACCGCGACTAGCCGGTATGTGGACTCACCTTGAAAGACAACGTGGTGGTATAGGAATGCGTGGTCCCGGAGAAACCGAAATTGAAACAGACCGTCGTATTGTAAGAGATAGAATCACCTTACTTAAGAAAAAACTTGAGAAGATTGATAAACAAATGGAAGTTCAGCGAGGCAACCGTGGATCTTTAGTTAGGGTGGCCTTAGTTGGGTATACCAATGTAGGTAAATCAACTTTAATGAATAGCATCAGTAAAAGTGATGTGTTTGCTGAAAATAAACTCTTTGCAACCCTTGACACTACAGTACGCAAAGTAGTAATTGGCAATCTACCTTTCCTTTTAACAGATACAGTAGGGTTTATAAGAAAACTACCTACACAATTGGTAGAATCTTTTAAAAGTACCCTAGATGAAGTTAGAGAAGCAGATTTATTATTGCACGTTGTAGACATTTCTCATTCTTCTTTTGAAGACCATATAGCTTCAGTTAATAAAATTTTGGACGAAATTGAAAGCGCAGATAAGCCTACGATTATGGTTTTTAATAAAATTGACCAATACAAACCCGAAGTTATTGAAGAAGATGATTTGGTAACCGAAAAAACCACTGCTCATTATACCTTAAAAGACTGGAAGCGTACTTGGATGAATAGAGAAGAGAACGCGATTTTTATTTCTGCATTAAATAAAAACAATTTTGAAGAATTCAGAAAAATGGTCTACGAAAAAGTAAGAGAAATTCATGTAACACGTTTTCCTTACAACAACTTTCTATATCCTGAACAGTATCAATATGAGGAATAA
- a CDS encoding DUF5689 domain-containing protein, with protein sequence MKAIKNLSLLFFLGLIVVSCVKDDDYDIPEVNVDEPNIDANFTIQKIKDIYGGFEPVIIEGGEDSETPLFIEAYVVSSDESGNFYKQIIIQNTPENPTAGISISTEATDLYTKYEPGRKIYFRVDGLYSGEFAGLPTLGTQDGDEIGRISIKEFNDRIFRSQEVVDIVPKEITISQAGTNQSLLNTLVKLSGVEFADGELGESYGDPNSTFSVNRSVVNCNDDEIILRNSGFADFKNLSLPEGNGMLTAVLSTFNGTNQLFIRNTSDVMFDGERCEDETTNTELPFSEDFENYPAGPGEIVSIDQWTNVNANGGERLWEIRDFDNNQYAQTSAFNSGESPYEAWLVTPGFDLQGVPSGTFSFDTKDGFYNGTALSVYVSTDFTGDPNTATWTELTATFSTGNTDGYGDDYVSSGNIDLSEYAGEVVYFGFRYQGGDGGVSTTYQIDNVSVTE encoded by the coding sequence ATGAAAGCGATAAAAAACTTAAGCTTACTATTCTTCCTTGGATTAATAGTTGTTTCTTGTGTTAAAGATGACGATTATGATATTCCAGAAGTAAATGTTGATGAACCAAATATTGACGCAAACTTTACCATTCAAAAGATTAAAGATATTTATGGAGGTTTTGAACCTGTGATTATTGAAGGAGGAGAAGACTCAGAAACTCCTTTATTTATTGAAGCCTATGTAGTTTCTAGTGACGAATCTGGAAACTTCTATAAGCAAATCATTATTCAAAACACTCCTGAAAACCCAACAGCAGGTATTTCTATCTCTACTGAAGCTACAGATTTGTATACAAAATATGAGCCGGGGAGAAAGATTTATTTTAGAGTAGATGGATTATACAGTGGTGAATTTGCCGGTTTACCAACCTTAGGAACTCAAGATGGTGATGAAATAGGAAGAATTAGTATTAAAGAATTTAATGACCGTATTTTTCGTTCTCAAGAAGTTGTAGACATTGTTCCTAAAGAAATTACAATCTCTCAAGCAGGAACAAACCAATCTTTATTAAATACATTGGTTAAGTTAAGTGGTGTTGAATTTGCAGATGGAGAGTTAGGAGAGTCATATGGTGACCCCAATAGTACATTCAGTGTAAACCGTTCCGTTGTAAATTGTAACGATGATGAAATCATCTTGCGTAACAGTGGTTTTGCAGATTTTAAAAACCTATCACTTCCTGAAGGAAACGGGATGCTTACAGCAGTTTTAAGCACTTTTAATGGTACCAATCAATTGTTCATTCGCAATACAAGTGATGTAATGTTTGATGGAGAGCGTTGTGAAGATGAAACAACAAATACAGAACTTCCTTTCTCAGAAGATTTTGAAAACTATCCAGCGGGTCCTGGAGAAATAGTGAGCATTGACCAATGGACTAACGTAAATGCAAATGGAGGAGAGCGTCTATGGGAAATTCGTGATTTTGACAACAACCAGTACGCACAAACTTCTGCTTTTAACTCTGGAGAAAGCCCTTATGAAGCTTGGTTAGTAACACCAGGTTTTGATTTACAAGGAGTACCTTCAGGAACGTTTAGTTTTGATACAAAAGACGGTTTCTACAATGGGACTGCTTTAAGTGTATACGTTTCAACAGATTTTACTGGAGATCCTAACACTGCAACTTGGACAGAACTTACTGCAACATTCTCAACCGGAAACACAGATGGATATGGTGATGACTATGTTTCATCAGGAAATATAGACCTATCAGAATATGCAGGTGAAGTTGTTTACTTTGGTTTTAGATACCAAGGAGGCGATGGTGGCGTTTCTACAACCTATCAAATTGATAACGTTTCAGTTACAGAATAA
- a CDS encoding TonB-dependent receptor produces MKQFFFTLWIGLLGTVSLFAQDATVKGRIVDTNSSEPIPDVDVRIQSSKFNTTTTPEGIFNISGSDLPQGEQVLLVEKSGYVNQRIPITIQNGKTINLDPILLEIDLTEVEAQIGIISLTDNELDQDDGTSFNTSGLLQASRDVFLNAAAFDFSATFFRPRGLDNENGKVLINGIEMNKQFNGRPQWSNWGGLNDAQRNREFSMGIEANDYQFGDLAGTTNIVMRASQYREGGRVSYAMANRSYTGRLMGSYNSGILDNGWSYSVLVSRRFGEEGFRDGTLYDANSFFASVEKQLGNNHSLNLTAFYAPNRRGRSSANTQEVYDLKGIEYNSFWGKQDGEIRNSRVREIEEPVVMLNHYWDISDKTRLNTNVGYQFGKMGNSRLGYDNAPNPDPTYYQKLPSFFLADPDGPNLAGAYTATTDFVEDGQIDWQDLYETNIFYGGTSRYYLYEDRVDDSQLMANTILSSELNDNITLNASVNYRNLKSKNFANMIDLLGGNGYLDVDTFNTGDEAQSDLDNPNRIIGEDDTFKYNFEMDASVYDGFAQAQFKYTSVDFYVSGKVGQTSYQRTGLYRNGNFPDNSKGKSEKLDFTTYGAKAGLTYKITGRHYLGANGAYFTDAPTIRNSFSNSRQNNNTVTGLTEETSLSVDGSYIYRSPIIKARLTGYYTKIQDASEVNFYYADGVSGIGRNLSTAFVQEVLTDIDKRHVGAELGIEAQVTPTIKLKGAAAYGQFTYDNNPNLYLTSDDFDEELNFGQAYLKDYKISGGPQQAYQIGFEYRDPDFWWIGVTTNYFSNAYIDVSPLTRTENFYLDTDGIPFNDYDPELARELLKQEKFDDYILVNAVGGKSWKIDDYYVGFFATVNNIFDEEYKTGGFEQGRSANFRTLSEDAANDKRVFGPKYWYGFGTTYYLNVYFRF; encoded by the coding sequence ATGAAACAGTTCTTTTTTACCTTATGGATTGGATTGTTGGGTACCGTTTCTTTGTTTGCCCAAGATGCAACTGTAAAAGGTAGGATTGTTGATACAAACTCTAGTGAGCCGATACCGGATGTAGATGTTCGTATTCAATCCAGTAAATTTAACACAACCACTACTCCTGAAGGAATTTTTAACATATCTGGAAGCGATTTGCCTCAAGGTGAACAAGTCCTTCTTGTTGAAAAATCAGGATATGTAAATCAACGTATTCCTATTACTATTCAAAACGGGAAAACAATTAATCTAGATCCTATTTTACTAGAAATTGACCTTACCGAAGTAGAAGCACAAATAGGAATCATTAGCCTTACCGATAATGAACTAGATCAAGATGATGGTACTTCGTTTAACACCTCTGGTTTGTTACAAGCTTCTAGAGATGTGTTTTTAAATGCAGCTGCTTTTGATTTTAGCGCTACATTTTTCCGACCTCGTGGTCTTGACAATGAAAACGGTAAAGTACTTATTAACGGTATTGAAATGAATAAGCAATTCAACGGTCGTCCTCAATGGAGTAACTGGGGAGGTCTTAATGACGCGCAACGTAACCGTGAATTCTCTATGGGTATTGAAGCAAATGATTATCAATTTGGTGATCTTGCAGGTACTACCAACATTGTTATGCGCGCTTCACAATACCGCGAAGGTGGCCGGGTATCTTATGCAATGGCCAATAGAAGTTATACAGGCCGCTTAATGGGGTCATACAATAGTGGAATACTTGATAACGGGTGGTCATACTCAGTATTGGTATCTAGACGTTTTGGTGAAGAAGGCTTTAGAGATGGAACGCTATATGATGCAAATTCGTTCTTCGCATCTGTAGAGAAACAATTAGGTAACAATCATAGCTTAAACCTTACTGCATTTTATGCACCTAATAGAAGAGGGCGATCATCTGCAAACACACAAGAAGTGTATGATTTAAAAGGAATTGAATACAACTCATTCTGGGGAAAACAAGATGGCGAAATACGAAACTCTAGAGTGAGGGAAATCGAAGAGCCTGTCGTTATGTTAAACCATTATTGGGATATTTCAGATAAAACGAGATTAAACACCAATGTGGGGTATCAATTTGGAAAAATGGGTAACAGCCGTTTAGGATACGACAATGCCCCAAACCCAGACCCAACATATTATCAAAAGCTGCCTAGTTTCTTCTTGGCAGATCCTGATGGCCCAAACTTAGCCGGAGCTTATACTGCAACAACAGATTTTGTTGAAGATGGTCAAATAGACTGGCAAGATCTTTATGAAACCAACATTTTTTACGGAGGAACCTCTCGCTATTATTTATATGAAGATAGAGTAGATGATAGCCAATTAATGGCAAATACTATTTTAAGTTCAGAGCTTAATGATAATATTACCTTAAACGCTTCGGTTAATTATAGAAATCTTAAGTCTAAGAATTTTGCAAATATGATTGACTTGCTTGGTGGTAATGGATATCTTGATGTAGACACTTTTAATACCGGTGACGAAGCTCAAAGTGATTTGGATAATCCTAATCGCATCATAGGTGAAGACGATACATTCAAATATAATTTTGAAATGGACGCTTCAGTATATGATGGCTTTGCACAAGCTCAATTTAAATATACGAGTGTAGATTTTTACGTGTCAGGAAAAGTAGGTCAAACCAGCTACCAAAGAACAGGTTTATACCGCAACGGAAATTTCCCCGATAATTCAAAAGGGAAAAGCGAAAAACTAGATTTTACCACGTATGGAGCAAAAGCCGGATTAACTTATAAAATTACCGGGCGCCATTACTTAGGTGCTAACGGAGCTTATTTTACAGATGCTCCAACTATTCGTAACTCATTTAGTAACTCTAGACAAAATAATAATACAGTTACAGGATTAACCGAAGAAACAAGCTTGAGTGTAGATGGTAGCTATATTTACCGTTCTCCAATCATCAAAGCAAGATTAACCGGTTACTATACAAAAATTCAAGATGCTTCTGAAGTAAACTTTTACTACGCAGACGGAGTTTCAGGAATTGGTAGAAACCTTTCAACAGCCTTCGTACAAGAAGTATTAACAGATATTGATAAAAGACACGTAGGTGCAGAACTTGGTATTGAAGCGCAAGTAACCCCAACTATTAAATTAAAAGGTGCTGCTGCGTACGGTCAATTTACCTATGATAACAACCCAAATTTATACTTAACATCAGATGATTTTGATGAAGAGTTAAACTTTGGACAAGCCTATTTAAAAGACTATAAAATTTCAGGAGGACCACAACAAGCATATCAAATAGGTTTTGAGTATCGTGATCCAGATTTCTGGTGGATAGGTGTTACAACAAACTATTTTTCAAACGCTTACATAGATGTTTCTCCTTTAACTAGAACTGAAAACTTTTATTTAGACACAGACGGAATCCCTTTTAATGATTATGATCCTGAATTGGCAAGAGAATTACTTAAACAAGAAAAGTTTGACGATTACATTCTTGTAAATGCTGTAGGAGGAAAATCATGGAAAATTGATGATTACTATGTAGGATTTTTTGCTACTGTAAATAACATCTTTGACGAAGAATACAAAACAGGAGGATTTGAGCAAGGCCGAAGTGCCAATTTCAGAACCTTATCTGAAGACGCCGCAAATGATAAAAGGGTTTTTGGCCCTAAATACTGGTACGGATTCGGCACTACCTATTACTTAAACGTATATTTTAGATTTTAA
- a CDS encoding endonuclease/exonuclease/phosphatase family protein, producing the protein MKIRHYIILVFSFCFISVFAQNEKKYKVNTIAFYNLENLFDPEDDTTIYDEASPIMEMGESMRQEVYEQKLKNMAKVLSEIGKDVTGTSPAIIGVSEVENRRVLEDLLNEETLLHKDYGIIHFDSPDRRGIDVALLYQKKLFTPTHYKAHPLIIYDNNDRTKRIYTRDQLLVSGMLDGEKISIIVNHWPSRSGGEARSRPKRMKAAKLNKRLIDSIFSEDPYAKVITMGDLNDDPISPSVKEILKSKENREEVKIKELYNPMEEMYNKGMGTLAYRDSWNLFDQIIISKELLNKDYSSYTFYKAGIYNKNYLSNPRGRYKGYPYRSFSGGFTGGYSDHFPVYIYLIKEVSE; encoded by the coding sequence ATGAAAATTAGGCACTATATAATACTGGTTTTTTCTTTCTGTTTTATATCAGTATTTGCTCAAAATGAGAAAAAATATAAGGTCAACACAATCGCTTTTTATAATCTAGAAAATCTTTTTGATCCTGAAGACGATACGACTATTTATGATGAAGCGAGCCCAATTATGGAAATGGGTGAGAGCATGCGTCAAGAAGTCTATGAGCAGAAGCTTAAAAATATGGCAAAAGTACTTTCTGAAATAGGAAAAGATGTAACAGGAACTTCTCCTGCAATAATTGGCGTTTCTGAAGTTGAAAACAGACGCGTTTTAGAAGATTTACTTAATGAAGAGACTCTGTTGCATAAAGACTACGGCATCATACATTTTGACTCTCCAGATAGACGTGGGATTGATGTAGCTCTATTGTATCAAAAAAAATTATTCACACCCACACATTATAAAGCACACCCGCTTATTATTTATGATAACAATGATAGAACTAAACGTATTTATACACGTGATCAACTATTAGTTAGTGGTATGCTAGATGGTGAAAAAATAAGTATTATAGTTAACCACTGGCCATCACGAAGTGGAGGCGAGGCTAGAAGCAGACCTAAGCGTATGAAAGCCGCTAAATTAAACAAACGATTAATAGACTCTATTTTTAGTGAAGATCCATATGCAAAGGTAATTACCATGGGAGATTTAAATGATGACCCCATCAGCCCGAGTGTAAAGGAGATTTTAAAAAGTAAAGAAAATAGAGAAGAAGTAAAAATTAAAGAGCTTTACAACCCAATGGAAGAAATGTATAACAAAGGGATGGGAACACTTGCTTACAGAGATAGCTGGAATTTATTTGATCAAATAATTATTTCAAAAGAACTTTTAAATAAAGACTATTCTTCATACACTTTTTACAAAGCCGGAATATACAATAAAAACTACCTTTCAAATCCTAGAGGACGTTACAAAGGCTATCCATATAGAAGTTTTTCAGGTGGTTTTACCGGAGGATATAGTGACCACTTTCCCGTGTACATCTATTTAATAAAAGAAGTTTCAGAATAA
- a CDS encoding COX15/CtaA family protein: MYSTLKFVHSYWAYLVLLVILIATINALISFFSKKEYGPKDFRLALFALIVTHLQLLIGLILYFVSPLGLQSLTNNGMGTVMKDSMLRLYAVEHPTVMILTVVFITIGYSKHKKKLVSKPKFKMLAIFYTIGLILMLSRIPWDQWFS, translated from the coding sequence ATGTATTCTACACTTAAATTTGTTCATTCCTACTGGGCGTATTTGGTATTATTAGTGATTTTAATAGCAACCATAAATGCGTTAATATCTTTCTTTTCAAAAAAAGAATATGGTCCTAAAGATTTTAGATTGGCACTTTTCGCTTTAATTGTAACACACCTTCAATTGCTAATAGGTTTAATACTGTATTTTGTATCACCATTGGGCTTACAATCATTGACCAATAACGGTATGGGTACAGTAATGAAAGATTCGATGCTTAGACTATATGCAGTAGAACACCCAACGGTTATGATACTGACGGTTGTATTTATTACCATAGGTTATTCAAAACATAAAAAGAAACTGGTTTCAAAACCAAAATTTAAGATGCTTGCCATCTTTTACACTATTGGTCTTATTCTCATGTTAAGTAGAATTCCGTGGGATCAATGGTTTTCATAA